In the Colletotrichum higginsianum IMI 349063 chromosome 7 map unlocalized unitig_7, whole genome shotgun sequence genome, one interval contains:
- a CDS encoding Retinol dehydrogenase 12 has translation MVSSDDISLVRDSNSDQHEAVPGMSSSEALESGNKHRRPHRKSRLGCQPCKKRKIKCDEARPSCLNCVRREVDCSFPLESVVHQDPATGVCGCRYSGCRPGASQHSSASSSTEPLARAQSGPDRVPGDLRSLLEEQSTKMDIMSRRLSSMESAMAQLTQTGLYQPALSYSDAALLSHFFTNTVPTMIVDDGGGGGRDFWHVRLPDLSSRHPHVLHLLLALAALHKSRSCPQHQFAHLLEQAERHQLLGIQGTTPLLGNIDDDHYEVAYTSAVLIGLVNLAMGPRQGEYVAFSDHGAANFLGLLRGVRSIKSHHDQRAPPPEIPPPCTWTASRIRVAELGFQAGGHYGEHLQRLRHLVEEIADDGLRGSYVAAMDDLEQFFVCMDGPDVATYYMSPFGWLYRISDSFLGRIQDKEPLALAMLSCFTVVLKGLESGWAADGWADHIMSGIWIYLAPEYRDMVRWPMQRLGWEPGEEDVPLRVALASTPLTTHT, from the coding sequence ATGGTGTCGAGCGATGACATCTCCCTGGTCAGGGACTCGAACTCTGACCAACACGAGGCCGTGCCGGGCATGAGCTCCTCGGAGGCTCTGGAGAGCGGTAACAAACACCGGCGACCTCACCGCAAATCCCGGCTCGGCTGCCAGCCGTgcaagaagaggaagatcAAGTGCGACGAGGCCCGACCCTCCTGTCTCAACTGCGTCCGCAGGGAGGTCGACTGCAGCTTCCCCCTCGAGTCCGTCGTCCACCAGGACCCGGCCACCGGGGTCTGCGGCTGCCGGTACTCAGGGTGTCGGCCCGGGGCCAGCCAGCACAGCTCCGCCAGCAGCTCCACCGAGCCCCTGGCGCGAGCCCAGTCCGGACCAGATCGTGTGCCAGGCGATCTACGGAGCCTCCTGGAAGAGCAGTCCACGAAGATGGATATCATGTCGCGGCGGCTTAGTTCCATGGAGAGCGCGATGGCGCAGCTTACCCAAACGGGACTCTACCAGCCGGCACTGAGCTATTCCGACGCAGCATTGCTTAGTCACTTCTTCACCAACACGGTCCCTACCATGATCGTggatgacggaggaggaggaggaagagactTCTGGCATGTGCGGTTGCCAGATCTCAGCTCTCGACACCCCCACGTCCTCCATCTTCTGCTGGCGCTCGCCGCCCTGCACAAGAGCCGGTCGTGCCCGCAGCATCAGTTCGCTCACCTCCTGGAGCAGGCCGAGCGgcaccagctcctcggcatccaGGGCACCACGCCCCTTCTCGGgaacatcgacgacgaccactACGAGGTGGCGTACACGTCGGCCGTCCTCATCGGGCTCGTCAACCTGGCGATGGGCCCCCGCCAGGGGGAGTACGTCGCCTTCAGCGATCACGGCGCGGCCAATTTCCTGGGCCTGCTGCGCGGCGTCCGGTCCATCAAATCCCACCACGATCAACGcgctccgccgccggagaTTCCGCCGCCGTGTACGTGGACCGCGAGCAGGATCAGGGTGGCGGAGCTGGGGTTTCAGGCCGGCGGCCATTACGGAGAGCACCTGCAGCGCCTGCgccacctcgtcgaggaaatcgccgacgacgggctgAGGGGTTCGTACGTCGCTGCCatggacgacctcgagcagTTCTTCGTCTGTATGGACGGGCCCGACGTGGCCACGTACTACATGAGCCCGTTCGGGTGGCTGTACCGCATCTCGGACAGTTTCCTCGGCAGGATACAGGACAAGGAGCCCCTCGCGCTCGCCATGCTGAGTTGTTTCACCGTCGTGCTCAAGGGGCTGGAGAGCGGCTGGGCGGCGGACGGGTGGGCGGATCACATCATGTCTGGCATCTGGATTTACCTGGCCCCAGAGTATAGAGATATGGTGCGATGGCCGATGCAGAGGTTGGGCTGGGagccgggcgaggaggatgttCCACTGCGCGTAGCTCTGGCTTCGACCCCTTTGACCACGCACACGTAG
- a CDS encoding FAD binding domain protein: protein MQLLATSAMAALLMGGQAVGELCKCSPTDACWPSDAEWEAFNATITGNLIRTVPPGSVCYPDEPNYDSEACDAVISGWSSSVFHSSDPASVSTAWSNSSCVPVYPNGTSVDGVPGAGDRGCSLGALPSYVVNVTGPEEVQGALRFAREKNLRVVIKNTGHNGSGSTPYRLTTLRMVVGSLTRPGSIWTHNLKQTQFHERFQPVSCSANTTWKGSQMAITIGAGIQDGEIFDFAKKNNVVAVGGTSKDVGVVGWATGGGHGFMTGEYGMGADNILEAVIVTPSGDLITANACQNEDVFWAIRGGGGGTFGVIVNMTMKAYPVPEMTLLGLNAAANNGTSSKAWWRFVAQLHGLLPAIQEEGVKGYYTIGAPAGQTIALASSLFLWNAANGTAERVLAPVKALLAANNGTVTGSVQTIPVPSFYDLLETMPITESGARATTITAARLITRRVVTEEQGLLAEVLEEVGTRVLAPTNGLPNLSMSGTMTIGHEPVDNALNPAWRDSVVHLITQQSWDGSLPAANVSRIVNDMTYNKLNALRRLDPGSGTYLNEANTFEPGWQWSFFGPNYGRLRSIKDKYDPEGLLWCPQCVGGEDWVQREDGRLCEAYKPFGAR, encoded by the exons ATGCAGCTCTTGGCCACATCAGCCATGGCCGCCCTTTTGATGGGCGGCCAGGCAGTCGGGGAACTGTGCAAATGT TCTCCTACAGACGCCTGCTGGCCCTCCGACGCGGAATGGGAGGCCTTCAACGCCACCATCACGGGTAACCTGATCCGCACCGTCCCGCCGGGCTCCGTCTGCTATCCCGACGAGCCCAACTACGACTCAGAGGCCTgcgacgccgtcatctccGGCTGGTCTTCGTCCGTCTTCCACTCCTCCGATCCGGCGAGCGTGTCGACCGCCTGGTCCAACAGCAGCTGCGTCCCCGTCTACCCCAACGGGACcagcgtcgacggcgtcccgGGCGCGGGAGATAGAGGCTGCTCTCTCGGCGCGCTGCCGTCCTACGTCGTCAACGTGACGGGGCCCGAAGAGGTCCAGGGCGCGCTTCGGTTCGCCAGGGAGAAGAACTTGCGCGTCGTCATCAAGAACACGGGACACAACGGCTCGGGAAG CACCCCCTATCGGCTCACCACCCTTCGAATGGTTGTCGGTTCGCTGACGCGTCCCGGTAGCATCTGGACGCACAACTTGAAGCAGACCCAGTTCCACGAGAGATTCCAACCCGTATCCTGCTCCGCCAACACCACATGGAAGGGCAGCCAGAtggccatcaccatcggcgCGGGTATCCAAGACGGAGAGATCTTTGACTTcgccaagaagaacaacgtcgtcgccgtgggCGGGACAAGCAAG gacgtcggcgtcgtcggttGGGCCACCGGCGGAGGTCACGGCTTCATGACGGGCGAGTACGGCATGGGCGCGGACAacatcctcgaggccgtcatcgtcaccccGTCCGGCGATCTCATCACCGCCAACGCCTGCCAAAACGAGGACGTCTTCTGGGCCatccgcggcggcggcggcggcacctttggcgtcatcgtcaacaTGACCATGAAGGCGTACCCCGTGCCGGAGATGACGCTGCTGggcctcaacgccgccgcgaaCAACGGCACGTCCTCCAAGGCGTGGTGGCGGTTCGTCGCCCAGCTGCACGGCCTGCTGCCCGCGATCCAGGAAGAGGGGGTCAAGGGCTACTACACCATCGgcgcgccggccggccagaccatcgccttggcctcctcgctGTTCCTGTGGAACGCGGCCAACGGGACGGCCGAGAGGGTGCTGGCCCCCGTCAAGGCGCTCCTAGCGGCGAACAACGGCACAGTGACCGGCTCCGTCCAGACGATCCCCGTTCCCTCCTTCTACGACCTCCTCGAGACGATGCCCATCACTGAAAGCGGCGCGAGAGCgaccaccatcaccgccgcACGCCTGATCACCCGCCGAGTCGTCACCGAGGAGCAAGGCCTCTTGGCCGAGGTtctcgaggaggtcggcaCGCGGGTGCTTGCCCCGACC AACGGACTGCCGAACCTTTCCATGAGCGGCACCATGACCATCGGCCACGAGCCCGTCGACAACGCCCTGAACCCCGCCTGGCGCGACTCGGTCGTCCACCTCATAACGCAGCAGAGCTGGGACGGCTCGCTCCCGGCGGCCAACGTGTCGCGCATCGTGAACGACATGACGTACAACAAGCTCAACGCCCTCCGGAGGTTGGACCCGGGCTCGGGAACGTACTTGAACGAG GCCAACACCTTCGAGCCCGGCTGGCAGTGGTCCTTCTTCGGGCCCAACTACGGCCGCCTCCGTAGCATCAAGGACAAGTATGACCCGGAGGGCCTGCTCTGGTGCCCGCAgtgcgtcggcggcgaggactgGGTCCAGCGCGAGGACGGCCGGCTTTGCGAGGCCTACAAGCCGTTCGGCGCTCGTTGA
- a CDS encoding Transcription mediator subunit Med12, with the protein MTSRPPMVVQPRPPQQQRTLSSSGLSVQRPTHQRTLSAQYLPQSPVRKENLIDLTGDANDAAVAQNRYGTLPRRGGSRLKLELSNEAMLAQHPVTDSPQILTPSRLLPKNESSNLTDMSSPASAKGHGVDADNPPMPMPKRRPRFVVPAAVKDTPTPALAIKKDGRPKPWHFETPPAAPRYAPFGKPRTDAATKSAFGAPARETSELGHADFFPWNGNHPEDQYSETVIKTGYYDKPPASSATETSSAKAALFPALKHKSGLNLLSNIFVGVLNQRKLNGQISSPSTFKPPPRVTLTDTKREMWLRDLANPSISLRRLSRTIPHGIRGKVLLDHCLNKNVPTERAVWLVKCVGANEIRAFKRKGNGPGPFVLGGEAKWLRDWTVFVEQFLEGVSTAFGDNDWKAKVQYAIRLATHLYAEQLLDRDHYMDWLVSGLENSTQSKLPMWILITQIYWKDLLRLRRYGRRLVNALLSHLYAIHNDPDRDILVQLSTRLTSLLSPLLSAHPDNFVSPATWFKYRDALLASIPIDHEFAQSAFRSINTRNEQLVASASNSQPANRQILVKHLDTSFTSLYNPDLVAQCWAVSEDKGMIVRTLLEWCTSPHRPGASKVYITASLLRAWAAAGVDVTTAVLEFLSNNPPTERNSKRVFHRLMSEIVRTGDFQLQGYIFWLIARGGLRKPADTEADGSCATRLLVDLPLHALNPSSQATRASLLRRASYDVNDEVEDITTALKCIHHALGLPLPPGDPMLQRKPVPVGKLCRLISTSSRALQTEVGARLLQIFTAEIITTKNGPQVSPAMFNFARAVLEAASDFSVLAEIIKTAARASNPEILASCADTLNVHLPIFAALGVAKEVFDFLMERLKTVSEEQGPAARPLLASLANLAARLPGFTNTASYLRQQLHQCDRNNPIDACSPVSDNMTAQLQDAEGELHEEIEKLLASGTSVDRPTMDRLFQTVVGRLESCWSKSPDRQRAYSALLGRLRIFDTQHFDVRMTDWVHHISTLKARPALVDIYPLLISMGCLTLPIILTTTSVDAGRMAPGSSGPFNSTTTHTQEVLYLATMPLAAKTALTPEESYRFYIQQQVVPRQSHKDMVVLIRNALVEYSRLQGVADPALLPLANPGFRDSVLELLKLLVLRDAPSVVQGLSTKTSEPALTTLFAQITTKLLLPDASDESPLTFETVLELANEFTLPFCQLKLSVGLSADSTTSPGGGEQALTQFDMFSRAMDRAVSANNVMWTSMLPYLSEEITEHLKKQAHLRFLGLFPSQKNPPASDPLSQESVQLAGSLLSVVEAILRGRPAVRTSQLTSGMVEKLAELWEILAAGGDDKKDLRASILRYWLPALLKFITLHTTANDPLCAPAQAQAANNMKPPANATAYEIRARILIVLSGLTLELDSLALQDPQTGRLLSQQVFDLALMLIDTLPEDARLQCVRVLLTGGTMQNPASSDARLRYLFSYMPAQTEQFVLAHRQQPTTTQQNGPPRPKIPISMQGTDRLTPFVYRKWEMLSEPTPNVGENDTALSLTLFEAIKIQ; encoded by the exons ATGACCTCTCGGCCCCCAATGGTCGTccagccgcggccgccccagcagcagcgaaCTCTGAGCAGCTCGGGCTTGTCGGTCCAACGGCCAACTCACCAACGCACCCTGTCCGCCCAGTACCTGCCTCAGTCGCCCGTTCGAAAGGAGAACCTGATCGACCTAACGGGCGACGCCAacgatgccgccgttgcccAGAACAGATATGGCACCCTGCCGCGGAGGGGAGGCTCTCGCCTCAAGCTCGAGCTATCCAACGAAGCCATGCTCGCCCAGCACCCCGTCACCGACTCCCCACAAATCCTTACGCCCTCCCGCCTTTTGCCCAAGAACGAGTCCTCCAACCTCACCGACATgagctcgccggcctcggccaaggGCCATGGCGTCGACGCAGATAAcccgccgatgccgatgcccaAACGCCGTCCGCGATTCgtcgtccccgccgccgtcaaaGACACCCCGACGCCCGCTCTCGCAATCAAGAAGGACGGCCGCCCGAAGCCCTGGCACTTCGAAACCCCGCCTGCCGCTCCTCGATACGCCCCCTTCGGCAAACCGCGGACCGACGCGGCGACCAAATCGGCCTTCGGCGCTCCCGCGCGCGAGACTTCGGAACTCGGCCATGCCGACTTCTTCCCCTGGAACGGAAACCACCCCGAAGACCAATACTCCGAGACTGTTATCAAAACTGGCTACTATGACAAACCCCCAGCCTCCTCCGCGACCGAGACTTCGTCCGCCAAGGCCGCGCTGTTTCCCGCCCTGAAGCACAAGAGCGGGCTCAACTTGCTATCCAACAtcttcgtcggcgtcctgAACCAAAGGAAGCTAAATGGCCagatctcgtcgccctcgaccttcAAACCGCCGCCCCGCGTCACCCTCACCGACACCAAGCGAGAAATGTGGCTGAGGGACTTGGCGAACCCCTCCATCTCATTGCGCCGACTCAGTCGAACCATCCCTCACGGCATCCGTGGCAAGGTCTTGTTGGATCACTGCCTCAACAAGAACGTCCCGACCGAAAGGGCTGTCTGGCTGGTCAAGTGTGTTGGAGCCAACGAGATTCGAGCCTTCAAGCGGAAGGGAAACGGCCCTGGCCCCTTtgtgctcggcggcgaggccaagtGGCTGAGAGATTGGACTGTCTTCGTGGAGCAGTTCCTCGAGGGTGTTTCGACAGCCTTTGGCGACAATGACTGGAAAGCTAAGGTGCAATACGC CATCCGGCTGGCTACCCATCTTTACGCCGAACAACTACTCGATCGCGACCACTACATGGACTGGCTTGTCTCTGGGCTCGAGAACTCGACGCAGTCGAAGCTGCCCATGTGGATACTCATTACCCAGATATACTGGAAAGACTTGCTTCGCTTGAGGAGATATGGCCGACGATTGGTGAACGCCTTGCTCAGCCACCTCTATGCG ATACACAACGACCCTGACCGCGATATCCTCGTTCAGCTCTCGACGAGACTTACTTCCTTGCTCTCCCCCTTGTTGTCGGCGCATCCCGACAACTTCGTGTCTCCTGCAACTTGGTTCAAGTACAGGGACGCCCTACTAGCATCTATCCCGATCGATCACGAGTTCGCGCAGAGTGCATTCAGATCAATAAATACCAGAAACGAGCAGCTCGTGGCTTCGGCCAGCAATTCGCAGCCAGCGAACCGGCAAATACTTGTCAAGCATCTCGACACTAGCTTCACATCGCTATACAACCCCGACTTAGTTGCCCAGTGCTGGGCTGTTAGCGAGGACAAGGGCATGATTGTGCGCACCTTACTGGAATGGTGTACCTCGCCGCACCGGCCAGGGGCTTCGAAGGTCTACATCACTGCCAGCCTTCTCCGGGCTTGGGCGGCAGCCGGAGTCGACGTGACGACAGCCGTCCTCGAGTTTCTCAGCAACAACCCGCCGACGGAGCGAAATTCGAAGCGGGTGTTTCACAGACTCATGTCGGAAATTGTACGAACCGGGGATTTTCAACTTCAGGGCTATATTTTCTGGCTCATTGCTAGAGGCGGTCTCCGCAAGCCGGCCGATACCGAAGCCGACGGCTCCTGCGCGACGAGGCTGCTGGTAGATCTTCCTCTCCACGCACTGAACCCATCTTCCCAGGCGACCAGGGCGAGCCTGCTTCGACGTGCGAGCTACGATGTCaacgacgaggtcgaggacatCACCACAGCCCTGAAGTGCATTCACCATGCTCTAGGACTGCCTCTCCCGCCGGGAGACCCGATGCTGCAACGGAAGCCCGTTCCGGTGGGTAAACTTTGTAGGTTGATATCCACTAGCAGCCGAGCCCTTCAGACCGAGGTTGGAGCTAGGCTGTTGCAGATTTTCACGGCCGAGATCATCACGACCAAGAACGGACCGCAGGTCTCCCCGGCCATGTTCAACTTCGCCCGCGCCGTTCTTGAAGCCGCGTCCGACTTTTCTGTTCTGGCTGAGATCATCAAAACTGCGGCGCGCGCTTCGAACCCCGAGATCCTAGCGTCTTGCGCCGATACTCTGAACGTGCACCTGCCTATCTTCGCTGCGTTGGGCGTGGCAAAGGAAGTGTTCGACTTCTTGATGGAAAGGCTGAAGACGGTCAGCGAGGAACAAGGTCCTGCCGCGCGACCCTTGTTGGCATCCCTCGCGAACCTGGCCGCTCGGCTACCTGGGTTCACGAACACGGCCAGCTATCTCCGCCAGCAGCTCCACCAGTGTGACCGCAACAACCCAATCGACGCCTGTTCGCCGGTATCAGACAACATGACGGCGCAGCTGCAGGACGCGGAGGGCGAGCTACACGAAGAGATCGAGAAGCTTCTGGCGAGCGGAACTAGCGTGGATCGGCCGACGATGGATCGTCTGTTCCAGACTGTGGTGGGTCGGTTGGAGTCTTGCTGGTCCAAATCGCCTGACCGGCAGCGTGCTTATAGCGCACTCCTTGGACGACTGCGCATTTTCGACACGCAACACTTCGATGTGCGCATGACCGACTGGGTTCACCACATCAGCACGCTGAAGGCTCGTCCTGCTCTGGTGGATATTTATCCGCTGCTGATCAGCATGGGCTGCTTGACACTGCCCATCATCCTTACGACAACATCGGTCGACGCCGGCAGGATGGCGCCAGGCTCATCCGGGCCGTTCAACAGCACTACCACCCACACGCAGGAGGTTCTCTACCTTGCGACGATGCCTCTTGCGGCCAAGACCGCCCTGACCCCTGAAGAGTCGTATCGGTTCTATATCCAGCAGCAGGTGGTGCCGCGCCAAAGCCACAAGGACATGGTGGTCCTTATCAGGAACGCACTGGTCGAATACTCGAGGCTTCAGGGAGTCGCCGATCCTGCGCTGCTGCCACTTGCGAATCCGGGCTTCAGAGACTCCGTTCTGGAGCTGCTCAAGCTTTTGGTTCTGCGTGATGCTCCTTCAGTCGTCCAGGGGCTCAGCACCAAGACGTCCGagccggcgttgacgacTCTGTTTGCCCAGATCACTACCAAGCTCCTGCTGCCCGACGCCAGCGATGAGTCGCCGCTCACGTTCGAAACCGTCCTGGAACTCGCCAACGAGTTCACTCTCCCCTTTTGCCAGCTCAAGCTGTCAGTCGGCCTCTCGGCGGACAGCACGACGAGCCCGGGAGGAGGCGAGCAGGCCCTGACGCAGTTTGACATGTTTTCGCGGGCAATGGATCGCGCCGTGTCGGCCAACAACGTCATGTGGACGAGCATGCTGCCCTACTTGAGCGAGGAGATCACGGAACATCTCAAGAAGCAGGCCCATCTGCGGTTTCTCGGACTGTTCCCATCGCAGAAGAACCCCCCCGCTTCAGATCCCCTTTCTCAGGAAAGCGTTCAGCTCGCAGGGAGCCTGTTGTCGGTTGTCGAAGCCATTCTGCGGGGTCGACCGGCGGTTCGAACCTCCCAGCTCACTTCCGGCATGGTCGAGAAGTTGGCGGAGCTTTGGGAGATCCTGGCGGCCGGGGGCGATGACAAGAAAGATCTCCGGGCGTCGATACTGCGGTATTGGCTTCCGGCATTGTTAAAGTTCATCACGCTCCACACGACCGCAAACGATCCTTTGTGTGCGCCGGCTCAGGCTCAGGCCGCCAACAACATGAAACCGCCGGCCAATGCTACCGCGTATGAGATTCGGGCAAGGATCCTGATCGTTCTGTCCGGTCTCACCCTGGAGCTCGACAGCCTGGCGCTCCAAGACCCGCAGACAGGCCGACTCCTGAGCCAGCAGGTATTCGACCTGGCTCTGATGCTGATCGACACCCTGCCGGAAGACGCGCGCCTGCAGTGCGTGCGTGTCCTTCTCACAGGCGGCACGATGCAAAACCCAGCATCGTCGGACGCACGCCTTCGGTACCTGTTCAGCTATATGCCTGCGCAGACCGAGCAATTCGTGCTCGCTCACCGACagcagccgacgacgacacagCAAAACgggccaccgaggccgaaAATCCCGATCTCGATGCAGGGCACCGACAGACTCACGCCATTCGTCTACCGCAAGTGGGAGATGCTTAGCGAGCCGACCCCTAACGTTGGCGAGAACGATACGGCGCTCAGCCTCACACTGTTTGAGGCTATCAAGATTCAGTAA
- a CDS encoding ATP adenylyltransferase codes for MGSSTVDEASVLARFDKLVGEGIVMYEEDMEKIYHEDGGFKFEFRITAALKSKPAAVGHNAELDDAKAGADGDFGSPATAPANGTPNGRPPRGIELDADGRIPGGDISIKGYELGPVRDTHILTFNKFCAYRPHLLLMTADGRRRQFEALDGADLAAAREVLGGFNEGGAARGRREYLAIYNCGKNGGCSRLHKHMQVILAPEAIPMWPDTAGSEGAAAAGAGQEPPFRYLIYRFARSSSGDEVGGMPSADDLVTAYRRMLRQATELIPGRDAVVEDDEDGKRVAMPHNVILGRRWMVVVPRVTDGVDGAGVNAAGMLGVVWASEVGTAEKWKRLGPRRVLREVGVGK; via the exons ATGGGCTCATCCACGGTAGACGAGGCCTCGGTCTTGGCCCGGTTCGATAAGCTCGTCGGGGAAGGAATCGTCATGTATGAGGAGGATATGGAGAAGATTTACCACGAGGACGGAGGCTTCAAG TTCGAGTTCCGCATCACCGCGGCTCTGAAAAgcaagcccgccgccgtgggGCAcaacgccgagctggacgacgcgaaggccggcgccgacggcgactttGGGAGCCCCGCAACCGCACCCGCAAACGGGACGCCCAACGGCCGGCCTCCGCGCggcatcgagctcgacgccgacggccgcatccccggcggcgacatcAGCATTAAGGGCTACGAGCTCGGTCCCGTCCGCGACACGCACATCCTCACCTTCAACAAGTTCTGCGCCTACCGGCCGCACCTGCTGCTCATGACGGCCGACGGGCGGAGGAGGCAGTTCGAGgcgctcgacggcgcggaccTGGCCGCCGCGAGGGAGGTGCTGGGGGGGTTCAATGAGGGAGGGGCGgcgcgcgggcggcgggagTACTTGGCCATTTACAACTGCGGCAAGAACGGCGGGTGCAGCCGGCTGCATAAGCATATGCAGGTCATACTCGCGCCCGAAGCCATCCCCATGTGGCCCGACACGGCCGGTTcggagggggcggcggcggcgggagcggGACAGGAGCCGCCGTTTCGATACCTCATCTACCGGTTCGCCAGGTCCTCATCCGGCGACGAGGTTGGAgggatgccgtcggcggacGACCTGGTCACGGCGTACCGGCGGATGCTCCGGCAGGCGACGGAGCTGATCCCGGGACGGGACGctgtcgtcgaggatgacgaggacggcaagagGGTGGCGATGCCGCATAATGTCATTCTGGGTCGGAGGTGGATGGTGGTCGTCCCGAGGGTGACGGACGGGGTGGACGGGGCCGGCGTCAACGCGGCGGGGATGCTGGGTGTCGTCTGGGCTTCGGAGGTAGGGACGGCCGAGAAGTGGAAGAGGCTGGGGCCGAGGCGGGTGTTGAGAGAGGTCGGTGTTGGAAAATGA
- a CDS encoding MOSC domain-containing protein, translating to MLLQILRALRGPEASTIALAVITPVLLMSLGLALIVYNGDAASTRRRLRHLRDISVRKSNMADQFDRKYAAPEGTKTTGPVRIKSIYLHPIKSCGFVEVSRALLTKTGFLYDRCFALATEAADPDTGVVSWKFISQRTKPQMCHIQTEIWVPREDADRSDPLVQAGGCVVVTFPDPDPSSWVQRLEAFWDPSAAPKVSCVVPLQPTPALADEYDINLRTFGIHARDASGLDMGKIPTVAAVLPKLKRFLAIPENRGLTLTRCTPETLVRTDRNLAPLEHIGSPAVHGYTDQQPVNINSLSSVHAVSALLPAENRPLNALRFRANLWITGAPAFAEESWKRCRILPGRPPSGDSKPEPEPEPRAAVSPKLSVVCRTSRCTMPNVNLETATFDSDAPSAEKKKGKPQPSTTLIEYRTPETGNPKALGYIGMHCVPEDADLDEAESQGKGLYVQVGDEIEVLETGSHLYGATGNDY from the coding sequence ATGCTACTTCAAATACTCCGGGCCCTTCGAGGGCCTGAGGCCTCTACTATCGCCCTTGCAGTTATAACCCCAGTCCTGCTGATGAGCCTTGGCCTGGCTCTCATCGTCTACAATGGAGATGCGGCTTCCACGCGCAGAAGGCTGAGGCATCTACGGGATATCAGCGTGCGCAAGAGCAACATGGCGGACCAGTTCGACCGCAAGTACGCTGCGCCAGAGGGTACTAAAACGACTGGACCCGTCCGGATCAAGTCCATCTACCTCCACCCGATCAAGTCGTGCGGCTTTGTCGAGGTGAGCCGGGCCCTTCTCACCAAGACCGGGTTTCTGTATGACAGGTGCTTCGCGCTGGCCACGGAGGCCGCCGACCCCGATACCGGAGTAGTGTCGTGGAAGTTCATCAGCCAGCGCACCAAGCCCCAGATGTGCCACATCCAGACGGAGATCTGGGTGCCgcgcgaggacgccgaccgGAGCGACCCGCTggtccaggccggcggctgTGTCGTCGTGACGTTCCCGGACCCGGATCCCTCGTCTTGGGTACAGCGGCTCGAAGCGTTCTGGGATCCCTCGGCAGCCCCCAAGGTCTCATGCGTCGTGCCCCTGCAGCCCACGCCCGCCCTGGCAGACGAATACGACATCAACCTCAGGACCTTCGGCATCCACGCGCGCGACGCTAGCGGCCTCGACATGGGCAAGATCcccaccgtcgccgccgtgctgCCGAAGCTGAAGAGGTTCCTGGCGATCCCCGAGAACCGGGGCCTCACGCTCACGCGGTGCACCCCGGAGACCCTGGTCCGCACCGACAGGAACCTGGCGCCGCTCGAACACATCGGCTCGCCCGCGGTTCACGGCTACACCGACCAGCAGCCCGTCAACATCAACAGCCTGTCCTCCGTCCATGCCGTGTCCGccctcctgcccgccgagAACCGGCCCCTGAACGCCCTCCGCTTCCGGGCGAACCTCTGGATCACAGGCGCGCCGGCGTTCGCGGAGGAGTCGTGGAAACGTTGCCGGATACTTCCCGGGAGGCCGCCGAGTGGGGATTCtaagccggagccggagccggagccgcgGGCTGCCGTGTCGCCGAAGCTGTCCGTCGTCTGCCGGACGTCGCGGTGCACCATGCCCAACGTCAACCTCGAGACGGCGACCTTCGACTCGGACGCGCCGTCtgcggagaagaagaagggcaagcCGCAGCCGAGCACGACGCTGATCGAGTACCGCACCCCGGAGACGGGGAACCCCAAGGCGCTGGGGTACATTGGGATGCATTGCGTGCCTGAAGATGCGGACCTGGACGAGGCGGAGAGCCAGGGCAAGGGGCTGTACGTCCAAGTCGGCGACGAAATCGAGGTCCTTGAGACGGGGTCGCATTTGTATGGGGCCACTGGCAACGACTACTAG